Proteins encoded within one genomic window of Spirochaetaceae bacterium:
- a CDS encoding transcriptional repressor, with the protein MERQTRQRDAIQAVVESYDRPLSPTELCDAAREHLPRLGIATVYRAIRDLVESGWLRAVEVPGSPARYERAGKPHHHHFLCRECNALWEVGGCLRGVEALAPDGFLTETHEITLYGLCNDCHGADPS; encoded by the coding sequence ATGGAACGGCAAACCCGACAGCGTGATGCGATCCAGGCGGTGGTCGAGTCGTACGATCGTCCACTGAGCCCCACGGAACTGTGCGATGCGGCGCGCGAACACCTGCCCCGCCTCGGTATCGCCACCGTGTACCGCGCCATCCGCGACCTGGTGGAATCCGGCTGGCTGAGGGCGGTCGAGGTCCCCGGTTCGCCGGCCCGTTACGAGCGCGCCGGCAAGCCGCACCATCATCACTTCCTATGCCGGGAGTGCAACGCCTTGTGGGAGGTGGGCGGATGCCTGCGCGGCGTCGAGGCGCTGGCTCCTGACGGTTTTCTCACCGAGACACACGAAATCACCCTGTACGGACTGTGCAACGATTGCCACGGCGCGGACCCGTCCTGA
- a CDS encoding SDR family oxidoreductase, whose product MKTILVTGSTDGIGRATARELAERGCAVVVHGRNERRATVAARELADATGNRRVTAVAGDFASLAGVRALAAQVRDACPRLDVLINNAGLAVRRRRTSKDGYESTFAVNHLAPFLLTNLLLDRLRASAPARIVNVSSGVHTSGRIDFDDLQMERGFDGWQAYCNSKFANALFTCELAHRLDAAEVTANFLHPGVIDTKLLHVNFGGGSPVADGARTPLHLALAPDVADVTGAYFVNRRQTRASSAAGDRRLAAELWRVSASLTGLT is encoded by the coding sequence GTGAAGACCATACTGGTAACCGGCAGCACGGATGGAATTGGGCGAGCCACGGCCCGTGAACTGGCCGAACGCGGCTGCGCGGTGGTCGTGCACGGGCGCAACGAACGGCGCGCGACCGTCGCGGCGCGGGAGTTGGCGGACGCCACCGGCAACCGGCGAGTGACCGCGGTGGCCGGCGACTTCGCGTCGCTGGCCGGAGTGCGGGCGCTGGCGGCGCAAGTCCGGGACGCCTGTCCGCGGCTCGACGTGCTGATCAACAACGCAGGTCTCGCCGTGCGCCGCCGCCGCACCTCGAAGGACGGCTACGAGAGCACCTTCGCCGTAAACCACCTGGCGCCGTTCCTGTTGACCAACCTGCTGCTCGACCGTCTCCGGGCGAGCGCGCCGGCGCGCATCGTCAACGTCAGTTCCGGCGTGCATACCAGCGGCCGCATCGACTTCGACGACCTGCAGATGGAGCGCGGCTTCGACGGTTGGCAGGCGTATTGCAACTCCAAGTTCGCCAACGCCCTGTTCACCTGCGAGTTGGCCCACCGCCTCGACGCCGCCGAGGTGACCGCCAACTTCCTCCATCCCGGCGTAATCGACACCAAGCTGCTGCACGTGAACTTCGGCGGCGGCAGTCCGGTGGCGGACGGAGCGCGTACCCCGCTGCACCTGGCTCTGGCGCCGGACGTCGCCGACGTCACCGGAGCATACTTCGTGAACCGGCGGCAGACGCGCGCATCGTCCGCGGCCGGCGACCGCCGCCTCGCCGCCGAGCTGTGGCGCGTCAGCGCTTCTCTCACTGGATTGACGTAG
- a CDS encoding phytanoyl-CoA dioxygenase family protein, whose product MATQTVSTKQTNVSPNHASVNAQHAKANTERAQFDRDGFYIFRNVLDEALLDRLREASDASLAEQDEQHFAEQVATGSMILVNGPFIERYPVFAEFIAHPGVLQALARLGFHDPKFGHGRVISKPPHSPPLFWHEDGRFWDDPVSYTPVPIQAFLMFYLTDTTPENGCLRVIPGSHLKRHALHDLVPESHTHDNRQYRNPGGNPAFARYDDEIDVPLRAGDFVAGYGSLFHASHANGSDTRRTCLTMWYYPAFPDLPERTQASVAAVEHGLQLSDDAPPEITELLRPLAIRYDGAAEPIPTNWTSRLR is encoded by the coding sequence ATGGCGACGCAGACGGTGAGCACGAAACAGACGAACGTCAGTCCGAACCACGCGAGTGTCAACGCGCAACACGCGAAAGCCAACACGGAACGCGCGCAGTTCGATCGCGACGGGTTCTACATCTTCCGCAACGTGCTCGACGAGGCACTCCTGGACCGCCTCCGCGAGGCCAGCGACGCCAGCTTGGCCGAGCAGGACGAACAGCACTTCGCCGAGCAGGTGGCTACCGGCAGCATGATCCTGGTGAACGGGCCGTTCATCGAGCGCTACCCGGTATTCGCCGAGTTCATCGCCCACCCCGGTGTCCTGCAGGCGCTGGCGCGGCTCGGCTTTCACGACCCCAAGTTCGGCCACGGGCGGGTGATCAGCAAGCCGCCGCACAGTCCGCCGCTGTTCTGGCACGAGGATGGCCGTTTCTGGGACGACCCGGTGAGCTACACGCCCGTTCCGATCCAGGCGTTCCTGATGTTCTACCTGACCGACACGACCCCGGAGAACGGCTGCCTGCGCGTCATTCCCGGCTCCCACCTGAAGCGCCACGCGCTGCACGACCTGGTGCCGGAGTCGCACACGCACGACAACCGGCAGTACCGGAACCCCGGCGGCAACCCGGCATTCGCCCGCTACGACGACGAAATCGACGTGCCGCTGCGTGCCGGCGACTTCGTGGCCGGGTACGGGTCGCTATTCCACGCGTCCCACGCCAACGGCAGCGACACGCGCCGCACCTGCCTCACCATGTGGTACTACCCCGCGTTCCCGGACCTCCCGGAACGCACGCAAGCCTCGGTCGCGGCGGTCGAACACGGTCTGCAACTCAGCGACGACGCACCCCCGGAGATCACCGAGTTGCTGCGCCCGCTCGCCATCAGGTACGACGGCGCCGCCGAGCCGATCCCGACCAACTGGACCTCCCGCCTGCGGTAG
- the crcB gene encoding fluoride efflux transporter CrcB yields MSDLLRAVAWVGVGGFLGATGRFLLSGWIGAHAGRFPFGTLAVNVVGSLAVGLLAGALAGRAPAGDAVRLLVMAGFLGAFTTFSAFSYESVQLWQAGRWPALFANVGLNVGGCLLAAAAGTGAARLLTGDPG; encoded by the coding sequence ATGAGCGACCTGTTGCGCGCCGTCGCCTGGGTGGGCGTCGGCGGGTTCCTCGGGGCCACCGGCAGGTTCCTGTTGAGCGGCTGGATCGGCGCCCACGCGGGGCGGTTCCCTTTCGGTACCTTGGCGGTCAACGTCGTTGGATCGCTGGCGGTCGGTCTCCTGGCGGGGGCTCTCGCCGGCAGGGCGCCCGCGGGCGATGCGGTTCGGCTGCTGGTGATGGCGGGGTTCCTGGGCGCCTTTACCACGTTCTCGGCGTTCAGCTACGAGTCGGTCCAGCTCTGGCAGGCCGGCCGCTGGCCGGCACTGTTCGCCAATGTCGGCCTGAACGTCGGCGGTTGCCTGCTGGCTGCCGCCGCCGGGACAGGCGCCGCCCGCCTGCTGACCGGCGATCCCGGTTGA
- a CDS encoding DMT family transporter, which yields MTFWIAIALVSALLFGASTPLSKLLLDQVSPFQLAGLLYLGAALGVSPFAIRKRVVQRVVRMDRANQVRLAGAVVLGGMAGPVLLLLGLRLAAAASVSLWLNLELVATAVLGVVLFRDHLTGRAWVGAGLVVAAALLLSWEEHSAGLLPGILVALACVCWGFDNHFTSLIDGLTPQETTLWKGLVAGTTNLAIGLGVSSWSATAGTAAATLLLGALAYGASIVLYIAAAQNIGATRGQLVFSAAPFFGVLLAVVVLGEPFGAIQIAATAVLVLGLLVLMREGHAHRHHHPAEEHEHWHRHNDGHHLHEHPGLPAWIGHVHPHLHDAVEHEHPHVPDVHHRHQHDHR from the coding sequence ATGACGTTCTGGATCGCCATCGCCCTGGTTTCGGCGCTGCTGTTCGGGGCATCGACGCCGTTGAGCAAGCTGCTGCTGGACCAGGTGAGTCCGTTCCAGTTGGCCGGGCTACTCTACCTTGGGGCGGCGCTGGGGGTGAGTCCGTTCGCGATCCGCAAGCGGGTCGTGCAGCGGGTGGTGCGCATGGACCGCGCCAACCAGGTAAGGCTGGCCGGAGCCGTGGTGCTGGGCGGAATGGCCGGCCCGGTGCTGCTGCTGTTGGGGCTGCGGCTGGCCGCGGCCGCGTCGGTGTCGCTGTGGCTCAACCTGGAGCTGGTCGCCACCGCCGTACTGGGCGTGGTGCTGTTCCGCGATCATCTGACCGGCCGCGCCTGGGTCGGAGCGGGGCTCGTCGTGGCCGCCGCGTTGTTGCTGTCATGGGAGGAGCATTCGGCCGGGCTCCTGCCGGGGATACTGGTGGCGCTGGCGTGCGTCTGCTGGGGCTTCGACAACCATTTCACCTCCCTGATCGACGGACTGACACCGCAGGAGACCACGCTGTGGAAGGGGCTGGTCGCCGGGACGACCAACCTCGCCATCGGGCTTGGCGTGTCGAGCTGGAGCGCCACCGCCGGCACCGCCGCGGCCACGCTGCTGCTGGGAGCGCTCGCCTACGGCGCGAGCATCGTGCTGTACATTGCCGCCGCCCAGAATATCGGCGCCACCCGCGGGCAACTCGTGTTCTCGGCCGCGCCGTTCTTCGGCGTGCTGCTCGCGGTGGTCGTACTCGGTGAGCCGTTCGGCGCCATCCAGATCGCCGCCACGGCGGTACTGGTGCTCGGCCTCCTGGTGCTGATGCGCGAGGGTCACGCACATCGCCACCACCATCCGGCCGAGGAGCACGAACACTGGCACCGCCACAACGACGGCCACCACCTGCACGAGCACCCCGGGCTGCCCGCCTGGATCGGCCACGTGCACCCGCACCTCCACGACGCGGTCGAACACGAGCATCCGCACGTGCCCGACGTCCACCACCGCCACCAGCACGACCACCGATAG